From the genome of Methylomonas sp. UP202, one region includes:
- a CDS encoding RNA polymerase sigma factor, with the protein MPNHTEHPVDEQAILLRIAEGDAQAFEIFYKLYYPRLFRFILRVTRDAENIEELIQETLLLIWEQPERFNHESKVSTWVFGIAYRKALKALSKAGKYSADVDIEDFHETLGDPLANLADNFETADWLNRALAHLPPDQRAVIELTFYHGLPYQEIAKILDCPENTVKTRMFHARKKLQAFA; encoded by the coding sequence ATGCCGAATCACACCGAACATCCCGTCGATGAACAGGCAATTCTGCTCCGTATTGCCGAAGGGGACGCTCAAGCCTTCGAAATTTTTTATAAACTGTACTACCCGCGCTTGTTTCGATTTATTTTACGCGTCACTCGCGACGCCGAAAATATCGAAGAATTGATACAGGAAACCCTGTTGCTGATCTGGGAGCAACCGGAGCGCTTCAACCACGAGAGCAAAGTCTCGACTTGGGTATTCGGTATCGCTTATCGCAAGGCGCTGAAGGCCTTATCCAAGGCCGGCAAATACAGCGCGGACGTCGATATCGAAGACTTTCACGAAACCTTGGGCGATCCGTTGGCCAATTTGGCCGACAATTTCGAGACCGCCGATTGGTTGAACCGCGCGCTGGCCCATCTGCCGCCCGATCAACGTGCCGTGATCGAATTGACCTTCTACCACGGCCTGCCCTACCAGGAAATCGCCAAAATCCTGGACTGCCCGGAGAATACCGTGAAAACCCGTATGTTCCATGCCCGCAAAAAGCTGCAAGCTTTTGCCTAG
- a CDS encoding zf-HC2 domain-containing protein, whose translation MNAEAHTQAQHQQVQRLLPWYANDSLPEAEYRLVDKHIRTCLTCRRELQGLKKLAQAISQSTDLDIAAETSFANVSAKLRSRDRSTDSAAPNDRQVPSRTPRRLNAYSKHRGFRYALAASILLALMPLGWQLMPTGTDGYRTLATAKPAGLAAPTLRVVFANTVSATDISAVLRDLHGEQQGEANSVGALTVRLSTEDGHPNLEQAIALLRSRSDVLLAEPVIQP comes from the coding sequence ATGAACGCCGAAGCCCACACCCAAGCCCAACATCAACAAGTTCAGCGACTGCTGCCGTGGTACGCCAACGACAGCCTGCCGGAAGCGGAGTATCGACTGGTGGATAAACACATTCGGACCTGCCTGACCTGCCGCCGGGAATTGCAAGGTCTGAAAAAGCTGGCGCAAGCCATCAGCCAATCAACCGATCTGGATATCGCCGCGGAAACGTCGTTCGCCAACGTGTCCGCCAAACTTCGCTCCCGCGACCGCTCGACCGACTCGGCCGCGCCCAACGATCGCCAGGTACCGTCGCGGACGCCCCGCCGCCTGAACGCTTATAGCAAACATCGCGGTTTCCGCTATGCATTGGCGGCTTCGATCTTGCTGGCCTTAATGCCGCTGGGCTGGCAACTCATGCCGACCGGCACCGACGGCTACCGGACCTTGGCAACCGCCAAGCCCGCCGGACTCGCGGCGCCGACCTTGCGCGTGGTCTTTGCCAATACCGTATCGGCTACGGATATATCGGCCGTGCTCCGGGATTTACACGGCGAACAACAAGGCGAAGCCAATAGTGTCGGCGCCTTGACCGTGCGTCTGAGCACCGAGGACGGTCACCCGAATCTGGAGCAAGCCATCGCCCTGCTCAGGAGCCGATCCGACGTGTTGCTGGCGGAGCCTGTGATACAACCATGA
- a CDS encoding S8 family serine peptidase: MSPIRVATLAILLLLGCGCADRIDFANLGDQPADQERRILVTFIDRGIQRALPGNSQDRYRTRGTYGNSSWSERIALKLAERHQLRFVAQWPVTELGVSCVVYEIPNALPLPQVIGELQNDDDVGTVQPMQSFQVLADHPAGNPTGDPYLPLQTAYNALNIGEWHKRATGQGIRIALIDTGVDLEHPDLKGQIDYSENLAPEPGDHNLADMHGTAVAGVLSARPDNGIGIAGIAPAADVLALRACWPEQPNALAARCNSFTLALALNQAIRMNARIINLSLSGPEDPLLKMLIEKALAKNIIVIAAVPGNPLAGGFPANIPGVIAVNQLDPDRNADGNQIAAPGRDILTTLPHESYDFMTGSSFATSHVAGLAALLLQLHPDWRAAEIKRQLLHPENLLSALNTD, encoded by the coding sequence ATGAGTCCGATCCGTGTAGCGACACTCGCGATACTCTTGTTACTCGGATGCGGTTGCGCCGATCGAATCGACTTCGCGAACCTCGGCGACCAGCCTGCCGATCAGGAACGGCGGATTTTGGTGACCTTTATCGACCGCGGCATTCAACGCGCTTTACCCGGCAATTCCCAGGATCGCTATCGGACGCGCGGCACTTACGGCAATTCGTCCTGGAGCGAGCGTATCGCGCTAAAGCTGGCGGAACGCCACCAACTGCGCTTCGTCGCCCAATGGCCGGTCACGGAACTCGGCGTCAGTTGCGTGGTTTACGAAATTCCCAACGCGCTGCCGTTACCGCAAGTCATCGGCGAATTGCAAAACGACGACGATGTCGGCACGGTGCAGCCCATGCAGAGCTTCCAAGTGCTGGCCGACCACCCGGCCGGAAATCCGACGGGCGACCCCTATTTGCCGTTGCAAACCGCGTACAACGCGTTAAACATCGGCGAATGGCATAAGCGGGCCACCGGCCAAGGCATACGCATCGCGTTGATCGATACCGGCGTCGACCTGGAACATCCGGATTTGAAAGGCCAAATCGATTATTCGGAAAACCTGGCACCGGAACCTGGCGATCACAATCTGGCCGACATGCACGGCACTGCAGTGGCCGGCGTGTTATCGGCGCGCCCCGACAACGGCATCGGGATCGCCGGCATCGCCCCGGCCGCCGACGTCCTGGCGCTACGCGCGTGTTGGCCGGAACAACCCAATGCGCTGGCCGCCCGCTGCAACAGCTTCACGCTGGCCTTAGCCTTGAATCAAGCGATTCGGATGAATGCCCGGATTATTAACCTCAGCTTGAGCGGACCGGAAGACCCGTTACTGAAAATGCTGATCGAAAAAGCCCTGGCCAAAAACATCATCGTTATCGCCGCCGTGCCGGGCAACCCGCTGGCCGGCGGATTTCCGGCCAACATTCCCGGCGTCATCGCGGTGAATCAACTCGACCCCGACCGCAACGCGGACGGCAACCAAATCGCGGCGCCGGGCCGGGATATTTTGACGACCTTACCTCACGAGTCCTACGACTTCATGACCGGCAGCTCCTTCGCCACGTCCCACGTTGCCGGACTTGCCGCGTTATTATTGCAATTGCACCCGGATTGGCGCGCGGCCGAGATCAAACGGCAACTGCTTCATCCGGAAAACTTGCTCAGCGCCCTAAACACCGATTAG
- a CDS encoding glutamate-5-semialdehyde dehydrogenase — translation MNCDSVLTIAQQSRAAARQLASVSAAARNRALANMAEALEAVKQSVLEVNALEIAKARDAGQSDAMVKRLTIDDKTFNYMLSRLTKVAQLPDPLNRVLTGHTNPAGLRVYKKSVPLGVIGIIYESRPNVTTDAAGVCIKSGNAVILRGGSEALQTNAILTDAMVAGAVAAGLPQHAIQIIRMPGHEAVGELLKMDGYIDVLIPRGGKGLIQRIAEGTRIPVIKHYDGICHLYLAGDAEPDKAVALAVNSKCQSVQVCNALETLLVDSQCAEQLLPLLNEAFTANHIELRGCERTQTLLPGIAAAGEEDWSIEYLAPILSVKVVAGIQAAIDHINRYGSGHTDGIVTQSLSLARQFEEQVDSASVMINASTRLSGGGDYGLGSVVGISTDKLHVRGPVGPDELTTYKWVAVGDGHLRA, via the coding sequence ATGAACTGTGATTCCGTGTTAACCATCGCTCAACAAAGCCGCGCGGCGGCTCGTCAATTGGCCTCGGTGTCGGCGGCCGCCCGCAATCGCGCCTTGGCGAACATGGCCGAAGCGCTGGAGGCGGTTAAGCAATCCGTGCTGGAGGTCAACGCGCTGGAAATCGCCAAGGCGCGCGATGCGGGTCAGTCGGACGCGATGGTCAAGCGGCTGACGATAGACGACAAGACCTTCAATTACATGTTGTCGCGTCTGACGAAAGTCGCGCAACTGCCGGACCCGCTGAATCGGGTGCTGACCGGCCATACCAACCCGGCCGGCTTGCGGGTGTATAAAAAATCGGTGCCGCTGGGGGTGATCGGCATTATTTACGAGTCGCGTCCCAACGTCACCACCGATGCTGCCGGCGTCTGCATTAAAAGCGGCAACGCGGTGATTTTGCGCGGCGGATCGGAAGCGCTGCAAACCAACGCCATTTTGACCGATGCAATGGTCGCCGGCGCGGTCGCGGCCGGCTTGCCGCAACACGCGATTCAGATCATACGCATGCCCGGCCACGAAGCGGTCGGCGAATTGCTGAAAATGGACGGTTATATCGACGTGCTGATCCCGCGCGGCGGGAAGGGCTTGATTCAGCGTATCGCCGAAGGCACCCGAATTCCGGTCATCAAGCATTACGACGGGATTTGCCATTTGTATTTGGCCGGCGACGCCGAGCCCGACAAGGCGGTGGCCTTGGCGGTCAACTCGAAATGTCAAAGCGTGCAGGTTTGCAATGCGCTGGAAACCTTGCTGGTCGATAGCCAATGCGCCGAACAATTACTGCCGTTGTTGAACGAAGCATTTACCGCGAATCATATCGAACTGCGCGGTTGCGAGCGTACCCAAACGTTGTTGCCCGGTATCGCCGCCGCCGGCGAAGAGGATTGGTCCATCGAATATCTGGCGCCGATTTTGTCGGTGAAAGTCGTGGCCGGCATCCAGGCCGCGATCGATCATATCAACCGTTACGGTTCCGGCCACACCGACGGCATCGTTACCCAAAGTCTGAGTCTGGCCCGGCAATTCGAGGAACAGGTGGATTCGGCATCGGTGATGATCAATGCCTCGACCCGGTTATCGGGCGGCGGCGATTACGGCTTGGGTTCGGTCGTCGGTATCAGTACCGATAAACTCCACGTGCGCGGTCCGGTCGGTCCCGACGAACTGACGACCTATAAGTGGGTGGCGGTGGGGGACGGGCATTTGCGGGCTTAG
- a CDS encoding PEP_CTERM-anchored TLD domain-containing protein, whose product MQHQNHMMTTVCLSGVLLAASVMPAQAAIIVGGSSLLTETYLSQLENQLGEGPIALTNIFTKSPGATSVDFHNAVDNKGRTFVVMQAAEDNGNTAVIGGYNPESWNSVAHTNPSQTSSFLFNLSDSQFFLQLGAYITLNQSSYGPSFGSGYDIFVDSSLNNGYSYLATYTNTSSGNSIIDGSHYNGVNVSYGAMEVFTISQVPVPGAAWLFGSAILGLLGLKRRG is encoded by the coding sequence ATGCAGCATCAAAACCACATGATGACGACAGTCTGCCTGTCAGGCGTGTTGTTGGCGGCATCGGTTATGCCAGCCCAGGCGGCTATCATTGTCGGCGGCAGTTCGCTGTTGACCGAAACCTATTTGAGTCAACTGGAAAATCAGCTTGGCGAAGGCCCTATCGCGTTGACCAATATATTCACTAAATCACCCGGCGCCACTTCCGTTGATTTCCACAATGCGGTCGACAATAAAGGCCGGACCTTTGTGGTGATGCAAGCAGCGGAAGACAATGGAAATACCGCGGTGATCGGTGGCTACAATCCCGAATCATGGAATTCTGTCGCTCATACCAACCCCTCTCAGACTAGCTCATTCCTTTTCAACTTAAGCGATAGTCAATTTTTTTTACAACTTGGTGCGTATATAACACTCAACCAAAGCTCGTATGGCCCAAGTTTTGGTAGCGGCTACGATATCTTTGTCGATAGCAGTTTGAATAATGGTTATTCATACCTGGCGACCTACACCAATACTTCCAGCGGAAACTCCATTATCGACGGTTCACACTACAACGGCGTCAATGTCAGCTACGGTGCCATGGAAGTGTTTACGATCAGCCAAGTGCCTGTACCTGGCGCGGCCTGGTTGTTTGGTTCAGCCATTTTGGGTTTGCTGGGCTTAAAACGTCGCGGATAG
- a CDS encoding AAA family ATPase encodes MTITQQELHLIKIHNLKNLVDLEMSFTGSPVTAILGPNGNGKSTVLHALACAFKPVSNGENYKFSSFFLPNTDAMWRGSRLEVIHSYREETTVRKYVTTEYTKTSDRWTPKYVRRPSRDIYYIGIDKCVPLIESENKATRINYSTENIGEQVVLDILEKASSVLNRKYSAFNIHTASGKKFIGVESNGLRYSALSMSAGEQKIFYILEKVFKAQKNSLILIDEIDLLLHDGAMKRLIEVVHTRSLEKNLQIVATTHRESILDQDHLVNVRHIVVKSGKALCFNETKPDAINRLTGIQPRPIEVFVEDDLGAAIIKKLAGQLKGAKYVSVQRYGAAINCFTTVGGLLLGGDSCEHSLFVIDGDVYRTEGEKQDRINKILTGDDQQSVNYRESALQKIAQFVIPEGFNPERYLHSIIVAMNITDNDEYEEIIECAKEIQAVNDDHKYIQELIDRLGWARDTGLAKVVDLVATSDQWGVYVADVKEWMRQQIDANREIPHNNIA; translated from the coding sequence TAATAAAAATACACAATTTGAAAAATCTTGTCGACTTGGAAATGTCTTTTACCGGTTCACCAGTGACGGCAATACTTGGACCAAATGGGAATGGCAAATCTACTGTATTACACGCCTTAGCATGTGCTTTTAAACCGGTATCAAATGGAGAAAATTATAAATTCAGCTCTTTTTTTCTGCCAAACACTGATGCAATGTGGCGAGGCAGCCGCCTTGAAGTCATACATTCCTATAGAGAAGAAACAACCGTTAGAAAATATGTGACTACTGAATACACAAAAACCAGTGACAGGTGGACGCCTAAGTACGTGAGAAGACCTAGTAGAGATATATACTATATCGGTATTGATAAGTGTGTTCCGCTAATTGAATCTGAAAACAAGGCAACCAGAATCAATTATTCAACTGAAAATATTGGAGAACAGGTTGTTTTAGACATATTGGAAAAGGCGTCGTCCGTTCTCAATAGGAAGTATTCGGCATTCAATATTCACACAGCATCGGGAAAGAAATTTATTGGAGTAGAGTCAAATGGCTTGAGATACTCAGCGCTTAGCATGAGTGCTGGTGAACAAAAAATATTTTATATACTAGAAAAAGTATTTAAAGCACAAAAGAATTCACTAATATTAATCGATGAAATTGACCTACTTCTTCACGATGGAGCTATGAAACGGCTAATAGAGGTGGTCCACACCAGATCATTGGAAAAAAACCTACAGATAGTGGCAACAACCCATCGTGAAAGCATTCTTGATCAAGATCATCTGGTCAATGTGAGGCATATTGTAGTCAAGTCTGGAAAGGCTCTGTGTTTTAATGAAACAAAACCAGATGCAATTAATCGTCTTACAGGAATCCAGCCAAGACCAATAGAAGTATTTGTAGAAGACGATCTCGGCGCAGCGATCATAAAAAAGTTGGCCGGACAACTAAAGGGGGCAAAGTACGTTTCGGTGCAAAGATATGGTGCTGCAATTAACTGCTTTACAACTGTTGGTGGTTTGTTGTTAGGTGGGGATTCCTGTGAGCATTCGTTGTTCGTCATAGATGGTGACGTTTACCGTACCGAAGGTGAAAAACAAGATCGCATAAATAAGATACTTACCGGGGATGATCAACAATCAGTTAACTATCGCGAATCCGCATTGCAGAAGATCGCTCAGTTTGTGATACCGGAAGGTTTTAATCCAGAGAGATACCTTCACAGTATCATAGTCGCAATGAATATTACTGATAACGATGAGTACGAAGAGATCATCGAATGCGCAAAAGAGATTCAAGCTGTTAATGACGACCACAAATACATACAAGAGCTAATAGACCGGCTTGGCTGGGCCCGCGACACAGGCTTAGCAAAGGTTGTTGATTTGGTTGCTACATCGGATCAGTGGGGGGTATATGTTGCCGATGTAAAAGAATGGATGCGACAACAAATTGATGCGAACCGAGAGATTCCGCATAACAATATCGCATAA